From Marivirga harenae, one genomic window encodes:
- a CDS encoding endonuclease/exonuclease/phosphatase family protein, whose protein sequence is MIDFVKILIYVLGSVLILISLLPLIRHDYWTFRVFEFPRAQKWVSNLIIVIASFLTFTAEEYFSYGFILLLIANQFYLTYQIYPYLPFAKKQIDSVPTDRKPSIKLLIANVLQGNRDWGKLAKMVQKEQSDIVLLLETNEWWKEKCVNAFGNDYKYHVLEDKENTYGMLLFSKLELINTRVHHWIKDDIPSIETDIKLNNRLIKLYAIHPEPPVPSENPKSTARDAEILLVGQKTQADKTPTIVAGDLNDVAWSYTTELFLKISGLLDPRRGRGFFSSFHAKHSIARWPLDHVFCSGHFRLQKMKRMSDIGSDHFPMFLQLYLAKTNDDSDELELEKEDKILSKEKIEKA, encoded by the coding sequence TTGATAGATTTTGTTAAGATTCTCATTTATGTTTTAGGAAGTGTTTTGATACTTATCAGCTTACTTCCTTTAATTCGTCATGATTATTGGACTTTTCGTGTTTTTGAGTTCCCTAGAGCGCAAAAGTGGGTTTCAAACCTAATCATAGTCATTGCCTCCTTTCTCACATTCACCGCTGAAGAATACTTTTCTTACGGTTTTATACTATTACTTATTGCAAACCAATTTTATTTAACCTATCAGATTTATCCATATTTACCCTTTGCAAAAAAGCAGATTGATTCTGTGCCAACTGACCGAAAACCTAGCATTAAACTATTAATTGCCAATGTTCTGCAAGGTAACCGGGACTGGGGAAAATTGGCCAAAATGGTACAGAAAGAGCAATCTGATATTGTATTACTTTTAGAAACTAACGAATGGTGGAAAGAAAAATGTGTCAATGCTTTTGGTAATGATTATAAGTATCATGTCCTAGAAGATAAAGAGAATACTTATGGTATGCTTTTATTTTCAAAATTGGAGCTTATCAATACAAGAGTTCACCATTGGATTAAAGATGACATTCCGTCAATTGAAACGGATATCAAGTTAAATAATCGTCTAATAAAACTATATGCGATTCATCCAGAACCCCCAGTACCGTCTGAAAATCCAAAATCTACAGCTCGTGATGCTGAGATTTTACTTGTAGGACAAAAAACCCAGGCTGATAAAACACCCACAATTGTGGCTGGTGACTTGAATGATGTGGCATGGAGTTATACTACTGAGCTATTTTTAAAAATTAGCGGTCTATTGGATCCGAGAAGAGGTAGAGGATTTTTCAGCTCCTTTCATGCAAAGCACAGTATTGCCAGATGGCCGTTAGATCATGTTTTTTGTTCAGGACATTTCCGACTGCAAAAAATGAAAAGAATGAGCGATATTGGATCCGATCATTTTCCTATGTTTCTGCAACTGTATCTAGCTAAAACAAATGATGATAGTGATGAATTGGAATTGGAAAAAGAAGATAAGATCTTGTCAAAAGAAAAAATTGAAAAGGCTTAG
- a CDS encoding ABC transporter permease has product MSKIGLVIKREFDSRVKKKSFLLATILVPLLFPAIIGGMLYFAIEESKNAEQQQVYVLDEAGTFNFENDNKYAFEELNINLEEAKTIFTESEAYALLYLPKLELSDPQGITMYAKKNPSLQASSYFENQIESQIRDQKLKASGINEEELESLKTNISLSTINVSDSGEEKASSAGVAYGIAYAFSFLVYMFVLIYGSQIMQGVIEEKSSKIVEIIVSSVKPFQLMIGKVVGVASVGLLQFVIWVVLIFVLSSAVFSMFDLNPADMQTAQQSMSGMNGNTEAQEMMENSKVGEILNIVYDIPYAYYISVFAFFFVSGYLLYGALFAAVGSAVDNISDAQQFTMPITMPMIIGFLGTFMFVMPEPDGNVSFWLSIIPFTAPVAMMARVAFGVPAWELALSMGLMIVGFIFTIWMAGRIYRIGILMHGTKVNYKTLLKWVKTNS; this is encoded by the coding sequence ATGAGCAAGATAGGCTTAGTAATTAAAAGGGAATTCGACAGCAGAGTTAAAAAGAAAAGTTTTTTATTAGCAACCATATTAGTTCCATTACTTTTTCCTGCAATAATTGGCGGTATGCTGTATTTCGCTATAGAAGAATCCAAAAATGCTGAACAACAACAAGTTTATGTTTTGGATGAAGCAGGAACCTTTAATTTCGAAAACGATAACAAATATGCTTTTGAAGAATTAAACATCAATTTAGAGGAAGCTAAAACTATATTTACTGAAAGTGAGGCTTACGCACTTTTGTATTTACCAAAATTGGAATTGAGCGATCCGCAAGGGATCACCATGTACGCCAAAAAGAATCCTAGTTTGCAAGCCAGCTCCTATTTTGAAAATCAAATAGAATCTCAAATTCGAGATCAAAAATTAAAAGCTAGCGGAATTAATGAGGAGGAATTAGAAAGTTTAAAAACCAATATAAGCTTAAGTACTATCAACGTATCCGATTCTGGAGAGGAAAAAGCGAGTAGTGCAGGCGTTGCTTATGGTATTGCTTATGCCTTTAGTTTTCTTGTTTATATGTTTGTTTTGATTTACGGAAGTCAAATCATGCAAGGCGTTATTGAGGAAAAATCGAGTAAAATCGTTGAAATTATTGTTTCTTCTGTGAAGCCATTCCAACTTATGATTGGAAAAGTAGTAGGGGTAGCTTCAGTGGGCTTATTACAGTTTGTAATTTGGGTAGTTTTGATTTTTGTTCTATCATCAGCTGTTTTTAGCATGTTTGATTTGAATCCTGCCGATATGCAAACTGCCCAGCAAAGTATGTCGGGCATGAATGGCAATACCGAAGCACAGGAAATGATGGAGAATTCTAAAGTAGGGGAAATACTCAATATCGTTTATGATATTCCTTATGCCTACTATATATCAGTTTTTGCTTTTTTCTTTGTCAGTGGATATTTATTGTATGGTGCCCTATTCGCAGCAGTTGGATCAGCGGTCGATAATATCTCCGATGCTCAGCAATTCACCATGCCGATTACCATGCCTATGATTATCGGGTTCTTAGGAACCTTCATGTTCGTAATGCCCGAACCGGATGGGAATGTTAGCTTTTGGTTGTCCATTATTCCCTTCACGGCTCCTGTAGCCATGATGGCCAGGGTTGCCTTTGGTGTTCCTGCTTGGGAACTGGCTTTAAGTATGGGGCTGATGATCGTTGGATTTATTTTTACTATTTGGATGGCTGGCAGAATTTATAGAATTGGAATATTAATGCATGGTACTAAAGTGAATTACAAGACCCTATTGAAATGGGTGAAAACAAATAGTTAG
- a CDS encoding ABC transporter ATP-binding protein — MHILTAKNLNKTFHENVALHNVELEIPKQSIFGLLGPNGAGKSTFIRIVNQIINADSGQIQINGENLAPKHIGTIGYLPEERGLYKKMKVGDQLLYLAQLKGLSKKEAVQKIKAWLERFEASDWLDKKIEDLSKGMQQKVQFISTVMHEPELIILDEPFSGFDPINANLIKDEILSLREKGSTVIFSTHRMESVEEMCDYIALINKSEKILDGEKSTIKNQFKSNQYTLVHRGNGISTNDTFNLENKSELGDGLQQSTLKLISGSSSNQVLQELINQNVDIVSFQEEIPSINDIFIQLVKGDKQNIPTT, encoded by the coding sequence GTGCATATACTTACCGCAAAGAACCTTAATAAAACATTTCATGAAAATGTAGCGCTTCATAACGTGGAATTAGAAATCCCAAAGCAATCAATTTTTGGCTTGTTGGGTCCAAATGGAGCAGGAAAAAGTACTTTTATTAGAATTGTAAACCAAATCATTAACGCTGATAGCGGTCAGATCCAAATCAATGGGGAGAATTTAGCTCCAAAGCATATTGGTACAATTGGCTACCTCCCTGAGGAAAGGGGCCTGTACAAAAAAATGAAAGTTGGCGATCAACTATTGTATCTGGCTCAATTAAAAGGCCTTTCAAAAAAAGAAGCTGTACAAAAAATTAAGGCTTGGTTGGAAAGATTTGAGGCATCGGATTGGTTAGATAAGAAAATCGAAGACCTATCTAAAGGAATGCAACAAAAAGTGCAGTTCATCTCTACGGTGATGCATGAACCGGAATTGATAATTTTAGATGAACCTTTTTCGGGTTTTGACCCTATTAATGCCAATCTGATAAAAGATGAGATTTTAAGCCTGAGAGAGAAAGGAAGCACTGTTATTTTCAGTACACACAGAATGGAGTCGGTTGAGGAAATGTGTGACTATATTGCATTGATCAATAAATCTGAGAAGATTTTAGACGGTGAAAAATCTACAATCAAAAATCAATTTAAATCCAATCAATATACTTTAGTACATAGAGGCAACGGTATTTCAACTAATGATACCTTCAATCTGGAAAATAAATCAGAATTGGGCGATGGGTTACAGCAATCAACCTTAAAATTGATATCAGGCTCCTCCTCTAATCAAGTACTACAGGAATTGATTAATCAAAATGTAGATATTGTGTCATTTCAAGAGGAAATTCCATCCATCAATGACATTTTTATCCAATTAGTAAAAGGAGATAAACAAAACATTCCAACAACATAA
- a CDS encoding GAF domain-containing protein, protein MNIFTRIVEFGITDNISDSVKTKIRLGNILNLALIIIISFYAIISGLVIPEVLPYCLYGLVAYVIVLSTSYFGLNVLSRFLMSIMPALVIGMLHAVIMQAEDMILKEIYAFQIVGSLIAFSLFDYKRAQFWLPAFIISIIPVLYIHELNNYFDTSFDNSTFQQAWIRTTVLFGAFLLGGFLFIFLQRLNQKEFDKAQELTNQFADENRRATEKEKELEESLGQLEKAQIEEKKRAWATKGLAEIGSLLRGEEDLKVLTDKIITFVVKYLEANQGALFLLENENDQDLMLTLKSAYAFNRKKHLERKMNPGEGLVGQCYLEKDYIYLTEIPESYITIKSGLGDANPRSILITPMIVNEEVYGIFEIASFHTFEQYQIDFMLEMGENIAMQLNSLKNNEKTKHLLAEMQEQSEQLHSQEEEMRQNMEELQATQEQQERQETELRSELNDVKEAKERIEKQLEQKEKLIDQLQKG, encoded by the coding sequence ATGAACATATTTACAAGGATAGTCGAGTTTGGAATCACAGATAACATATCTGATTCCGTTAAGACTAAAATAAGATTAGGGAATATTCTTAATTTGGCTTTGATTATTATCATTAGCTTTTATGCTATAATTTCTGGATTAGTCATACCCGAGGTTTTGCCGTATTGCCTATATGGCCTGGTCGCTTATGTGATTGTATTGAGCACCTCCTATTTTGGATTGAATGTTCTGAGTAGATTTCTAATGTCTATTATGCCGGCATTGGTAATAGGAATGCTACATGCAGTTATCATGCAAGCAGAAGATATGATTCTCAAGGAAATTTATGCCTTCCAAATTGTCGGTTCTTTAATTGCATTTAGCTTATTTGATTATAAAAGAGCTCAATTTTGGTTGCCAGCATTTATCATTTCCATAATTCCAGTCCTCTACATTCATGAATTAAATAACTATTTTGATACCAGCTTTGACAACTCCACCTTTCAGCAAGCCTGGATCAGGACTACAGTTCTGTTTGGAGCGTTCTTGTTAGGAGGGTTTCTATTTATCTTTTTGCAGAGACTCAATCAAAAAGAATTCGACAAAGCACAAGAGCTTACTAATCAATTTGCCGATGAAAACCGAAGAGCCACAGAAAAGGAGAAAGAACTAGAAGAGTCTTTAGGTCAACTCGAAAAAGCACAAATTGAAGAAAAGAAAAGGGCATGGGCTACAAAAGGTTTAGCGGAAATAGGCTCACTCCTAAGAGGAGAAGAGGATTTAAAAGTATTAACAGATAAGATTATCACCTTTGTGGTGAAGTATTTAGAGGCTAATCAAGGAGCATTATTTTTATTGGAAAATGAAAATGATCAGGATTTGATGCTTACCCTAAAATCTGCATACGCCTTTAATCGTAAAAAGCATTTGGAAAGAAAAATGAATCCTGGAGAAGGTTTGGTAGGTCAATGCTATCTAGAGAAAGATTATATTTACTTAACCGAGATTCCTGAAAGCTATATTACCATTAAAAGTGGTTTAGGCGATGCTAATCCAAGATCAATTCTGATCACTCCAATGATTGTGAATGAAGAAGTCTACGGCATTTTTGAAATTGCATCATTCCATACCTTTGAACAATACCAAATAGATTTCATGTTAGAAATGGGGGAAAATATTGCCATGCAACTAAACAGCCTCAAGAATAACGAAAAAACCAAGCATCTTTTAGCTGAAATGCAGGAGCAATCAGAGCAATTGCATTCGCAAGAGGAAGAGATGAGGCAAAATATGGAGGAATTGCAAGCCACTCAAGAGCAACAAGAGCGACAAGAAACAGAGTTGAGATCGGAATTAAATGACGTTAAAGAGGCCAAAGAAAGAATAGAAAAACAGTTAGAGCAAAAGGAAAAATTAATTGATCAATTGCAAAAAGGCTAA
- a CDS encoding YceI family protein, translated as MRNLMIIMMLFFAPLVYGQQLTVNESNTKLSIDGTSTVHDWTIEAEEFDGKADVEIKGDALQSIKSLSFNVPVKSLKSGKSAMDDNTYEALKAKSHPVIKYEFRSMDNVKVDGNKTTMSTKGLLTIGGVSKIVNMNVTADASNGIAFSGDITFKMSVFEIDPPTAVFGTIKTGDQVTIKFNAQYK; from the coding sequence ATGAGAAATTTAATGATCATAATGATGCTGTTTTTTGCACCCTTGGTGTACGGACAGCAATTAACGGTAAACGAAAGCAATACTAAACTAAGCATTGATGGAACTTCCACAGTTCATGATTGGACAATTGAAGCTGAGGAGTTCGATGGAAAAGCGGATGTGGAAATAAAAGGCGATGCTTTACAAAGTATTAAAAGCTTAAGTTTTAATGTGCCGGTGAAAAGTTTGAAAAGTGGAAAATCTGCAATGGATGATAACACTTATGAAGCTTTGAAAGCTAAAAGTCATCCGGTTATCAAATATGAATTCCGCTCAATGGATAATGTAAAAGTGGATGGAAATAAGACTACTATGAGTACAAAAGGCTTACTAACTATCGGAGGAGTGAGTAAAATAGTCAATATGAATGTAACAGCAGATGCAAGTAATGGCATTGCATTCAGCGGAGATATCACCTTCAAAATGTCTGTTTTTGAAATTGACCCACCTACTGCGGTATTTGGAACAATCAAAACAGGCGATCAAGTAACCATAAAATTTAATGCACAATATAAATAA